A window from Salvia miltiorrhiza cultivar Shanhuang (shh) chromosome 2, IMPLAD_Smil_shh, whole genome shotgun sequence encodes these proteins:
- the LOC131009780 gene encoding uncharacterized protein LOC131009780 yields MGEKPTSLVFPRLFSLCVNKNASIEESGRWAGGTWVWEFQWRRELFEWEKEMANALTVFISECVPNAGKKDEWRWKRSKDGRFSTKSAFETFMESRNVPPSDPESNTLLAKVWDAPTPHKVQVTAWRCLRNRLATCDNLVKRKVGLEEGEEWCNGCIWRTETADHLFLLCPKAQQVWDALERWMVYSSASPSTITQHFTLFINRGRGKRTENLLKALWMCTIWLLWKRRNESRFEGKVWEVQNLIAEIKGRVWSWLVIFNGLDTDVSFQVWCSREFSLSSYFNL; encoded by the coding sequence ATGGGAGAGAAGCCGACTAGTTTGGTCTTCCCGAGGCTTTTCTCTCTGTGTGTCAATAAAAATGCTTCCATTGAGGAGTCAGGGAGGTGGGCGGGAGGAACGTGGGTCTGGGAGTTTCAATGGAGGAGGGAGTTGTTTGAGTGGGAGAAGGAAATGGCTAACGCCTTAACTGTTTTTATTTCCGAATGTGTTCCAAATGCAGGTAAGAAGGATGAGTGGAGGTGGAAGAGATCCAAGGATGGAAGGTTTTCAACTAAATCTGCTTTTGAGACTTTTATGGAGTCTCGAAACGTGCCGCCTTCAGATCCTGAGTCAAATACTCTGCTTGCAAAAGTTTGGGATGCTCCGACTCCACACAAGGTGCAAGTGACAGCCTGGAGATGCTTAAGAAATCGGCTGGCGACTTGTGATAATCTTGTTAAAAGGAAGGTGGGGTTGGAGGAGGGAGAGGAATGGTGTAACGGATGCATTTGGAGAACTGAGACGGCGGACCACCTGTTTCTCCTTTGTCCGAAAGCTCAGCAGGTGTGGGATGCTCTTGAGAGGTGGATGGTGTATAGCTCGGCGAGTCCGAGCACTATTACTCAGCATTTTACTCTTTTCATCAATCGTGGAAGAGGGAAAAGAACTGAAAATCTCCTCAAAGCCTTATGGATGTGCACAATTTGGCTTTTGTGGAAACGAAGGAACGAAAGTCGTTTTGAAGGGAAAGTTTGGGAGGTGCAAAACCTGATTGCGGAGATTAAAGGTAGAGTGTGGAGTTGGCTTGTCATTTTCAATGGACTTGATACGGATGTTAGTTTCCAAGTGTGGTGCTCTAGGGAGTTCTCACTTTCTTCTTATTTCAATTTgtag